Proteins from a genomic interval of Trifolium pratense cultivar HEN17-A07 linkage group LG6, ARS_RC_1.1, whole genome shotgun sequence:
- the LOC123889860 gene encoding protein DETOXIFICATION 44, chloroplastic-like isoform X3, whose protein sequence is MASSSSSTCFLCSNRNSIPYFKFSTTLKSPTTLTTNPPPPHFFPRLRLHRVSPNNKNPTTTTDDDDDDDDDDDSLDTTSPLKSPSPFPHFSIHSSFTIWLKTLNRNDWFKFDELGMEMLSIALPAAVALAADPIASLIDTAFVGHIGAVELAAVGVSASVFNLVSKVFNVPLLNITTSFVAEEQALIGKEEDSGRTEENGKFQRKKLLSSVSTSLALAAALGIAETVALSLGSGTLMTIMGAGNFLNVILDPILIFLCGLGISGAAIATVISEFLIAFILLWNLSGKVLLIPFDFDGTKFFSYLKSGGLLIARTLAVFITMTLTTSLAANQGPIPMAGHQICMQVWLSISLLTDALALAGQALLASSYSLGNYEQARLIIYRVIQIGLGAGISLSMILFVGFGPFSTLFSTDSEVLDVARSGILFVAGSQPVNALAFVIDGIYYGVSDFEYAAYSMVVVGLISSIFMLVATPVVGLPGVWTGLFLFMMLRVLAGVWRLSSKSGPWDMVWYKDGAED, encoded by the exons ATGgcgtcttcttcttcttctacgtGTTTTCTTTGCAGCAATCGCAATTCCATTCCTTATTTCAAATTCTCAACAACACTCAAATCTCCAACAACACTAACCACAAACCCTCCTCCTCCTCATTTCTTTCCTCGTCTTCGACTTCACAGAGTTTCTCCCAACAACAAAAATCCCACCACCACcactgatgatgatgatgatgatgatgatgatgatgattctcTTGATACTACTTCACCCCTTAAATCCCCTTCTCCCTTTCCTCATTTCAG CATTCATTCAAGTTTCACTATTTGGCTCAAAACACTCAACAGAAATGATTGGTTTAAATTTGATGAACTTGGAATGGAGATGCTGTCCATTGCTCTGCCTGCTGCTGTGGCCTTGGCAGCTGACCCTATTGCTTCATTGATCGACACAGCGTTCGTTGGACACATAG GGGCGGTTGAATTAGCTGCAGTTGGGGTTTCAGCTTCTGTGTTTAATCTAGTGTCAAAAGTATTCAATGTTCCTTTACTTAATATTACTACATCCTTTGTTGCGGAGGAGCAGGCATTAATTGGAAAGGAGGAAGATTCCGGTCGAACTGAGGAGAATG GCAAGTTCCAACGCAAGAAGCTCCTTTCTTCAGTATCAACTTCTTTAGCACTTGCTGCAGCTCTTGGAATTGCTGAAACTGTAGCACTTTCACTTGGCTCTGGCACTCTTATGACTATCATGG GTGCTGGAAACTTTCTTAATGTCATATTGGATCCAATATTAATATTTCTTTGTGGTCTTGGCATCAGTGGTGCTGCAATTGCCACAGTGATCTCTGA ATTTTTAATAGCTTTCATTCTTCTATGGAATTTGAGTGGCAAAGTGCTCCTAATCCCTTTTGACTTTGATGGGACAAAATTTTTCAGCTATCTGAAATCGG GTGGTCTTCTAATTGCCAGGACTTTGGCTGTGTTTATAACTATGACACTCACAACATCTTTGGCTGCTAATCAGGGCCCTATACCTATGGCAGGCCATCAAATTTGTATGCAAGTTTGGTTGTCTATATCTTTGCTCACTGATGCTCTGGCGCTGGCTGGTCAG GCTCTTCTTGCCAGTAGTTACTCACTAGGAAATTATGAGCAAGCACGCCTCATTATATATAGAGTGATACAG ATTGGCTTAGGAGCTGGAATTTCTTTGTCAATGATCTTATTTGTTGGTTTTGGACCATTTTCTACTTTGTTTAGCACAGACTCAGAAGTTTTGGATGTTGCTCGGTCAGGTATATTG TTTGTTGCTGGATCTCAACCAGTGAATGCTTTGGCATTTGTTATTGATGGGATTTATTATGGTGTATCAGACTTTGAATATGCTGCTTACTCGATG GTGGTAGTTGGActaatttcttcaattttcatgCTGGTGGCTACTCCAGTGGTCGGACTCCCTGGAGTCTGGACAGGATTGTTTCTCTTCATGATGTTGCGTGTTCTAGCTGGAGTTTGGAG gtTAAGCAGCAAAAGTGGCCCATGGGATATGGTCTGGTATAAAGATGGAGCAGAAGACTAA
- the LOC123889860 gene encoding protein DETOXIFICATION 44, chloroplastic-like isoform X4: MASSSSSTCFLCSNRNSIPYFKFSTTLKSPTTLTTNPPPPHFFPRLRLHRVSPNNKNPTTTTDDDDDDDDDDDSLDTTSPLKSPSPFPHFRNDWFKFDELGMEMLSIALPAAVALAADPIASLIDTAFVGHIGAVELAAVGVSASVFNLVSKVFNVPLLNITTSFVAEEQALIGKEEDSGRTEENGKFQRKKLLSSVSTSLALAAALGIAETVALSLGSGTLMTIMGAGNFLNVILDPILIFLCGLGISGAAIATVISEFLIAFILLWNLSGKVLLIPFDFDGTKFFSYLKSGGLLIARTLAVFITMTLTTSLAANQGPIPMAGHQICMQVWLSISLLTDALALAGQALLASSYSLGNYEQARLIIYRVIQIGLGAGISLSMILFVGFGPFSTLFSTDSEVLDVARSGILFVAGSQPVNALAFVIDGIYYGVSDFEYAAYSMVVVGLISSIFMLVATPVVGLPGVWTGLFLFMMLRVLAGVWRLSSKSGPWDMVWYKDGAED, from the exons ATGgcgtcttcttcttcttctacgtGTTTTCTTTGCAGCAATCGCAATTCCATTCCTTATTTCAAATTCTCAACAACACTCAAATCTCCAACAACACTAACCACAAACCCTCCTCCTCCTCATTTCTTTCCTCGTCTTCGACTTCACAGAGTTTCTCCCAACAACAAAAATCCCACCACCACcactgatgatgatgatgatgatgatgatgatgatgattctcTTGATACTACTTCACCCCTTAAATCCCCTTCTCCCTTTCCTCATTTCAG AAATGATTGGTTTAAATTTGATGAACTTGGAATGGAGATGCTGTCCATTGCTCTGCCTGCTGCTGTGGCCTTGGCAGCTGACCCTATTGCTTCATTGATCGACACAGCGTTCGTTGGACACATAG GGGCGGTTGAATTAGCTGCAGTTGGGGTTTCAGCTTCTGTGTTTAATCTAGTGTCAAAAGTATTCAATGTTCCTTTACTTAATATTACTACATCCTTTGTTGCGGAGGAGCAGGCATTAATTGGAAAGGAGGAAGATTCCGGTCGAACTGAGGAGAATG GCAAGTTCCAACGCAAGAAGCTCCTTTCTTCAGTATCAACTTCTTTAGCACTTGCTGCAGCTCTTGGAATTGCTGAAACTGTAGCACTTTCACTTGGCTCTGGCACTCTTATGACTATCATGG GTGCTGGAAACTTTCTTAATGTCATATTGGATCCAATATTAATATTTCTTTGTGGTCTTGGCATCAGTGGTGCTGCAATTGCCACAGTGATCTCTGA ATTTTTAATAGCTTTCATTCTTCTATGGAATTTGAGTGGCAAAGTGCTCCTAATCCCTTTTGACTTTGATGGGACAAAATTTTTCAGCTATCTGAAATCGG GTGGTCTTCTAATTGCCAGGACTTTGGCTGTGTTTATAACTATGACACTCACAACATCTTTGGCTGCTAATCAGGGCCCTATACCTATGGCAGGCCATCAAATTTGTATGCAAGTTTGGTTGTCTATATCTTTGCTCACTGATGCTCTGGCGCTGGCTGGTCAG GCTCTTCTTGCCAGTAGTTACTCACTAGGAAATTATGAGCAAGCACGCCTCATTATATATAGAGTGATACAG ATTGGCTTAGGAGCTGGAATTTCTTTGTCAATGATCTTATTTGTTGGTTTTGGACCATTTTCTACTTTGTTTAGCACAGACTCAGAAGTTTTGGATGTTGCTCGGTCAGGTATATTG TTTGTTGCTGGATCTCAACCAGTGAATGCTTTGGCATTTGTTATTGATGGGATTTATTATGGTGTATCAGACTTTGAATATGCTGCTTACTCGATG GTGGTAGTTGGActaatttcttcaattttcatgCTGGTGGCTACTCCAGTGGTCGGACTCCCTGGAGTCTGGACAGGATTGTTTCTCTTCATGATGTTGCGTGTTCTAGCTGGAGTTTGGAG gtTAAGCAGCAAAAGTGGCCCATGGGATATGGTCTGGTATAAAGATGGAGCAGAAGACTAA
- the LOC123889860 gene encoding protein DETOXIFICATION 44, chloroplastic-like isoform X2: MASSSSSTCFLCSNRNSIPYFKFSTTLKSPTTLTTNPPPPHFFPRLRLHRVSPNNKNPTTTTDDDDDDDDDDDSLDTTSPLKSPSPFPHFRNDWFKFDELGMEMLSIALPAAVALAADPIASLIDTAFVGHIGAVELAAVGVSASVFNLVSKVFNVPLLNITTSFVAEEQALIGKEEDSGRTEENGKFQRKKLLSSVSTSLALAAALGIAETVALSLGSGTLMTIMGIAADSPIRGPAEHFLTLRAFGALPIVIALAAQGTFRGFKDTKTPLYAVGAGNFLNVILDPILIFLCGLGISGAAIATVISEFLIAFILLWNLSGKVLLIPFDFDGTKFFSYLKSGGLLIARTLAVFITMTLTTSLAANQGPIPMAGHQICMQVWLSISLLTDALALAGQALLASSYSLGNYEQARLIIYRVIQIGLGAGISLSMILFVGFGPFSTLFSTDSEVLDVARSGILFVAGSQPVNALAFVIDGIYYGVSDFEYAAYSMVVVGLISSIFMLVATPVVGLPGVWTGLFLFMMLRVLAGVWRLSSKSGPWDMVWYKDGAED; the protein is encoded by the exons ATGgcgtcttcttcttcttctacgtGTTTTCTTTGCAGCAATCGCAATTCCATTCCTTATTTCAAATTCTCAACAACACTCAAATCTCCAACAACACTAACCACAAACCCTCCTCCTCCTCATTTCTTTCCTCGTCTTCGACTTCACAGAGTTTCTCCCAACAACAAAAATCCCACCACCACcactgatgatgatgatgatgatgatgatgatgatgattctcTTGATACTACTTCACCCCTTAAATCCCCTTCTCCCTTTCCTCATTTCAG AAATGATTGGTTTAAATTTGATGAACTTGGAATGGAGATGCTGTCCATTGCTCTGCCTGCTGCTGTGGCCTTGGCAGCTGACCCTATTGCTTCATTGATCGACACAGCGTTCGTTGGACACATAG GGGCGGTTGAATTAGCTGCAGTTGGGGTTTCAGCTTCTGTGTTTAATCTAGTGTCAAAAGTATTCAATGTTCCTTTACTTAATATTACTACATCCTTTGTTGCGGAGGAGCAGGCATTAATTGGAAAGGAGGAAGATTCCGGTCGAACTGAGGAGAATG GCAAGTTCCAACGCAAGAAGCTCCTTTCTTCAGTATCAACTTCTTTAGCACTTGCTGCAGCTCTTGGAATTGCTGAAACTGTAGCACTTTCACTTGGCTCTGGCACTCTTATGACTATCATGGGTATAGCTGCT GACTCTCCAATTCGTGGACCTGCTGAGCATTTTCTTACATTGAGGGCCTTTGGTGCTCTACCAATTGTGATTGCATTAGCTGCACAGGGCACTTTTCGTGGATTTAAGGATACAAAGACGCCTCTATATGCTGTTG GTGCTGGAAACTTTCTTAATGTCATATTGGATCCAATATTAATATTTCTTTGTGGTCTTGGCATCAGTGGTGCTGCAATTGCCACAGTGATCTCTGA ATTTTTAATAGCTTTCATTCTTCTATGGAATTTGAGTGGCAAAGTGCTCCTAATCCCTTTTGACTTTGATGGGACAAAATTTTTCAGCTATCTGAAATCGG GTGGTCTTCTAATTGCCAGGACTTTGGCTGTGTTTATAACTATGACACTCACAACATCTTTGGCTGCTAATCAGGGCCCTATACCTATGGCAGGCCATCAAATTTGTATGCAAGTTTGGTTGTCTATATCTTTGCTCACTGATGCTCTGGCGCTGGCTGGTCAG GCTCTTCTTGCCAGTAGTTACTCACTAGGAAATTATGAGCAAGCACGCCTCATTATATATAGAGTGATACAG ATTGGCTTAGGAGCTGGAATTTCTTTGTCAATGATCTTATTTGTTGGTTTTGGACCATTTTCTACTTTGTTTAGCACAGACTCAGAAGTTTTGGATGTTGCTCGGTCAGGTATATTG TTTGTTGCTGGATCTCAACCAGTGAATGCTTTGGCATTTGTTATTGATGGGATTTATTATGGTGTATCAGACTTTGAATATGCTGCTTACTCGATG GTGGTAGTTGGActaatttcttcaattttcatgCTGGTGGCTACTCCAGTGGTCGGACTCCCTGGAGTCTGGACAGGATTGTTTCTCTTCATGATGTTGCGTGTTCTAGCTGGAGTTTGGAG gtTAAGCAGCAAAAGTGGCCCATGGGATATGGTCTGGTATAAAGATGGAGCAGAAGACTAA
- the LOC123889860 gene encoding protein DETOXIFICATION 44, chloroplastic-like isoform X5: MASSSSSTCFLCSNRNSIPYFKFSTTLKSPTTLTTNPPPPHFFPRLRLHRVSPNNKNPTTTTDDDDDDDDDDDSLDTTSPLKSPSPFPHFSIHSSFTIWLKTLNRNDWFKFDELGMEMLSIALPAAVALAADPIASLIDTAFVGHIGAVELAAVGVSASVFNLVSKVFNVPLLNITTSFVAEEQALIGKEEDSGRTEENGKFQRKKLLSSVSTSLALAAALGIAETVALSLGSGTLMTIMGIAADSPIRGPAEHFLTLRAFGALPIVIALAAQGTFRGFKDTKTPLYAVGAGNFLNVILDPILIFLCGLGISGAAIATVISEFLIAFILLWNLSGKVLLIPFDFDGTKFFSYLKSGGLLIARTLAVFITMTLTTSLAANQGPIPMAGHQICMQVWLSISLLTDALALAGQALLASSYSLGNYEQARLIIYRVIQIGLGAGISLSMILFVGFGPFSTLFSTDSEVLDVARSVCCWISTSECFGICY, from the exons ATGgcgtcttcttcttcttctacgtGTTTTCTTTGCAGCAATCGCAATTCCATTCCTTATTTCAAATTCTCAACAACACTCAAATCTCCAACAACACTAACCACAAACCCTCCTCCTCCTCATTTCTTTCCTCGTCTTCGACTTCACAGAGTTTCTCCCAACAACAAAAATCCCACCACCACcactgatgatgatgatgatgatgatgatgatgatgattctcTTGATACTACTTCACCCCTTAAATCCCCTTCTCCCTTTCCTCATTTCAG CATTCATTCAAGTTTCACTATTTGGCTCAAAACACTCAACAGAAATGATTGGTTTAAATTTGATGAACTTGGAATGGAGATGCTGTCCATTGCTCTGCCTGCTGCTGTGGCCTTGGCAGCTGACCCTATTGCTTCATTGATCGACACAGCGTTCGTTGGACACATAG GGGCGGTTGAATTAGCTGCAGTTGGGGTTTCAGCTTCTGTGTTTAATCTAGTGTCAAAAGTATTCAATGTTCCTTTACTTAATATTACTACATCCTTTGTTGCGGAGGAGCAGGCATTAATTGGAAAGGAGGAAGATTCCGGTCGAACTGAGGAGAATG GCAAGTTCCAACGCAAGAAGCTCCTTTCTTCAGTATCAACTTCTTTAGCACTTGCTGCAGCTCTTGGAATTGCTGAAACTGTAGCACTTTCACTTGGCTCTGGCACTCTTATGACTATCATGGGTATAGCTGCT GACTCTCCAATTCGTGGACCTGCTGAGCATTTTCTTACATTGAGGGCCTTTGGTGCTCTACCAATTGTGATTGCATTAGCTGCACAGGGCACTTTTCGTGGATTTAAGGATACAAAGACGCCTCTATATGCTGTTG GTGCTGGAAACTTTCTTAATGTCATATTGGATCCAATATTAATATTTCTTTGTGGTCTTGGCATCAGTGGTGCTGCAATTGCCACAGTGATCTCTGA ATTTTTAATAGCTTTCATTCTTCTATGGAATTTGAGTGGCAAAGTGCTCCTAATCCCTTTTGACTTTGATGGGACAAAATTTTTCAGCTATCTGAAATCGG GTGGTCTTCTAATTGCCAGGACTTTGGCTGTGTTTATAACTATGACACTCACAACATCTTTGGCTGCTAATCAGGGCCCTATACCTATGGCAGGCCATCAAATTTGTATGCAAGTTTGGTTGTCTATATCTTTGCTCACTGATGCTCTGGCGCTGGCTGGTCAG GCTCTTCTTGCCAGTAGTTACTCACTAGGAAATTATGAGCAAGCACGCCTCATTATATATAGAGTGATACAG ATTGGCTTAGGAGCTGGAATTTCTTTGTCAATGATCTTATTTGTTGGTTTTGGACCATTTTCTACTTTGTTTAGCACAGACTCAGAAGTTTTGGATGTTGCTCGGTCAG TTTGTTGCTGGATCTCAACCAGTGAATGCTTTGGCATTTGTTATTGA
- the LOC123889860 gene encoding protein DETOXIFICATION 44, chloroplastic-like isoform X1, translated as MASSSSSTCFLCSNRNSIPYFKFSTTLKSPTTLTTNPPPPHFFPRLRLHRVSPNNKNPTTTTDDDDDDDDDDDSLDTTSPLKSPSPFPHFSIHSSFTIWLKTLNRNDWFKFDELGMEMLSIALPAAVALAADPIASLIDTAFVGHIGAVELAAVGVSASVFNLVSKVFNVPLLNITTSFVAEEQALIGKEEDSGRTEENGKFQRKKLLSSVSTSLALAAALGIAETVALSLGSGTLMTIMGIAADSPIRGPAEHFLTLRAFGALPIVIALAAQGTFRGFKDTKTPLYAVGAGNFLNVILDPILIFLCGLGISGAAIATVISEFLIAFILLWNLSGKVLLIPFDFDGTKFFSYLKSGGLLIARTLAVFITMTLTTSLAANQGPIPMAGHQICMQVWLSISLLTDALALAGQALLASSYSLGNYEQARLIIYRVIQIGLGAGISLSMILFVGFGPFSTLFSTDSEVLDVARSGILFVAGSQPVNALAFVIDGIYYGVSDFEYAAYSMVVVGLISSIFMLVATPVVGLPGVWTGLFLFMMLRVLAGVWRLSSKSGPWDMVWYKDGAED; from the exons ATGgcgtcttcttcttcttctacgtGTTTTCTTTGCAGCAATCGCAATTCCATTCCTTATTTCAAATTCTCAACAACACTCAAATCTCCAACAACACTAACCACAAACCCTCCTCCTCCTCATTTCTTTCCTCGTCTTCGACTTCACAGAGTTTCTCCCAACAACAAAAATCCCACCACCACcactgatgatgatgatgatgatgatgatgatgatgattctcTTGATACTACTTCACCCCTTAAATCCCCTTCTCCCTTTCCTCATTTCAG CATTCATTCAAGTTTCACTATTTGGCTCAAAACACTCAACAGAAATGATTGGTTTAAATTTGATGAACTTGGAATGGAGATGCTGTCCATTGCTCTGCCTGCTGCTGTGGCCTTGGCAGCTGACCCTATTGCTTCATTGATCGACACAGCGTTCGTTGGACACATAG GGGCGGTTGAATTAGCTGCAGTTGGGGTTTCAGCTTCTGTGTTTAATCTAGTGTCAAAAGTATTCAATGTTCCTTTACTTAATATTACTACATCCTTTGTTGCGGAGGAGCAGGCATTAATTGGAAAGGAGGAAGATTCCGGTCGAACTGAGGAGAATG GCAAGTTCCAACGCAAGAAGCTCCTTTCTTCAGTATCAACTTCTTTAGCACTTGCTGCAGCTCTTGGAATTGCTGAAACTGTAGCACTTTCACTTGGCTCTGGCACTCTTATGACTATCATGGGTATAGCTGCT GACTCTCCAATTCGTGGACCTGCTGAGCATTTTCTTACATTGAGGGCCTTTGGTGCTCTACCAATTGTGATTGCATTAGCTGCACAGGGCACTTTTCGTGGATTTAAGGATACAAAGACGCCTCTATATGCTGTTG GTGCTGGAAACTTTCTTAATGTCATATTGGATCCAATATTAATATTTCTTTGTGGTCTTGGCATCAGTGGTGCTGCAATTGCCACAGTGATCTCTGA ATTTTTAATAGCTTTCATTCTTCTATGGAATTTGAGTGGCAAAGTGCTCCTAATCCCTTTTGACTTTGATGGGACAAAATTTTTCAGCTATCTGAAATCGG GTGGTCTTCTAATTGCCAGGACTTTGGCTGTGTTTATAACTATGACACTCACAACATCTTTGGCTGCTAATCAGGGCCCTATACCTATGGCAGGCCATCAAATTTGTATGCAAGTTTGGTTGTCTATATCTTTGCTCACTGATGCTCTGGCGCTGGCTGGTCAG GCTCTTCTTGCCAGTAGTTACTCACTAGGAAATTATGAGCAAGCACGCCTCATTATATATAGAGTGATACAG ATTGGCTTAGGAGCTGGAATTTCTTTGTCAATGATCTTATTTGTTGGTTTTGGACCATTTTCTACTTTGTTTAGCACAGACTCAGAAGTTTTGGATGTTGCTCGGTCAGGTATATTG TTTGTTGCTGGATCTCAACCAGTGAATGCTTTGGCATTTGTTATTGATGGGATTTATTATGGTGTATCAGACTTTGAATATGCTGCTTACTCGATG GTGGTAGTTGGActaatttcttcaattttcatgCTGGTGGCTACTCCAGTGGTCGGACTCCCTGGAGTCTGGACAGGATTGTTTCTCTTCATGATGTTGCGTGTTCTAGCTGGAGTTTGGAG gtTAAGCAGCAAAAGTGGCCCATGGGATATGGTCTGGTATAAAGATGGAGCAGAAGACTAA